TATTATCTGCAAGTTAAACATTTTATTTTAGAGAGTTTTTTATCACATCTATTTGCGTTTTCCCACGCCGGTGTGGCCGAAGCCGCCCTGGCCCCGGGCGGTGCTATTCAGCGATTTTGTTTTGACCAGCTTCGCCTTGACCACCGGGCTTATCACCAGCTGAGCAATCCTGTCGCCGGGCCGGATGATAAAATCCTTCTTCCCCAGGTTGATCAGGATCACCCCCACCTCTCCGCGATAATCGGCGTCGATGGTGCCCGGCGCATTGACGACGGAAATGCCATATTTAACCGCCAGGCCGCTCCGGGGGCGGACCTGCCCTTCGTAGCCGGGCGGAATCTCCAGGGCCAGGCCGGTGGGCACCAGGTTTATCCGTCCCGGCTTTATCTTAATCGCTTTCTTGATAGCCGCCGTAAGATCCATCCCGGAGGAATGGGCGGTGGAATACTCCGGCACCTGGGCCGAATCGGAGAGTAAAGAGATCTTTATTTTCAAGGTTTTCATTACTTCTTTACTTCTTTATGAATTAATTTTATTTGTTCGATTGATTATTATATCAATTGCCGATATGTTTGACAATAAAATTGTTGAATAAATGCAAAGGGGCGATGCTCCGATCGCCCCGTAGTCAGATTTTTCGCAATCATTTCCTGCGGTTATAAGCTTCTATCCCTTTGGCCAGCACTTTCAGGGCTTTCCGCAGGTCGCCCTCATTCAGCACATAGGCCAGGCGGACCTCCTGCTTGCCCTGGCCCGGCGTGGCATAAAAACCGTCGCCCGGGGCCACCATGGTGGTGGCCCCCTCGTGCGAGAAATCGGTCAGCATCCACTGGGCGAACTTGTCGGAATCGTCGATCGGCAGATGAGGCATGATGTAGAAAGCCCCGGCCGGCTTTTTGAAGATGGCCCCCGGTATCTTGACCAGCTCCTCGCAGACCACATCACGGCGCCGCTGGTATTCGGTGATCATTTTTTTAAGGTATTTATCTATGCTCTGGTATCCGGCGATGGCCCCCACCTGCTCGATGGTGGGCGGGCACAGCCGGGCCTGCCCGAACTTGAGCATGGTCTGCATGATATCGGTATTTCGGCAGACCACACAGCCCACCCGGGCCCCGCAGGCCGAGAAACGCTTGGAGATGGAATCCATCATGATGGCCCTATCTTCTACCCCCGGAATGTGAAGTATGCTGGTGTGGTAGCCGCCGTCGTAGGTGAACTCCCGGTAGACCTCGTCGGCCAGCAGCCAAAGATTTTTCTCCTTGGCCAGGTCAGCCAGCATCTCCAGATCTTTTCTGGAGAAGAGGGCCCCGGTGGGATTATTGGGCGAACAGTACATGATGGCCTTGGTTCTATCGGTGATCCGCTTGACGAACTCGGCCTTGGAGGGCAGGGCGAAGCCCTCCTCAACATCGGTGGGCACCGGCACGATCTTCATGCCGGCCATGGTGGCGAAACCGTTGTAGTTGGTGTAGAACGGCTCTGGTACCAGGATCTCGTCGCCGGGATCGCCGATGGCCATCAGGGCGAAGATGATGGCCTCGGAGCCGGCAGTGGTCACCAGAACATCGTCCGCTGATACCATGATATCCTGCTTCTCCAGATATTTCTTTATCTCCTGCCTCAGGGCCGGCAGCCCCTGCGAGGGGCCGTAGGCCAGCACCTCCTCCCCGAAATTACGGATGGCATCCATGATATCCCTGGGGGTGGCGATATCCGGCTGCCCGATGTTGAGATGATAGATATGGGTGCCCCTCTGCTTGGCTGCGTCGGCCAACGGCACTAATCTTCTGATGGGAGAGGCCTGCATGCCCAGGGCCCTTTGGGACAGGCTCATGGCCGTTTTTTTCTCTTTACTCATTGTCGCCATCCTATAAACTTGAATATTAATATTTCTATTATTAAAGGGAATGGATTCCTGCTTTCGCAGGAATGACGAAAAACAATGACTACACTTAATCGCTCGGATTATTAGCTGCCCTGGAGCAGTTCCCGCAGTTGCGGCAATGAGATCTCCCTAGCGGATACCGGCCCCAGAACGGCCGCCGCCAAAGCCTCCGGTCGTATCACTCTTTGGGCAATTGCTAAAAGATCATCGGTTGTGACGGCATCGATCCTGGCCAGGGTCTGCCCCAGGTCCAGGTAGGGCTCCCGGTTTATCTCCATCTTGGCCAGGCGCATCATCCGGTTGGAGGTGCTCTCCAGCCCCAGCATCAGATTGCCTTTGAGCTGGGACTTGGCATTCTCCAGTTCCTCCGGAGAAGGCGGCTCCACCAGCAGCCGTTTGAATTCGGCCAGGGTGGTTTCCAAAGATCTTCTGGTCTGCTCCACCGCCACCCCCAGATAAACCCCGAATAGCCCGGTATCGCGGTACAGGTCGGCAAAGGAATAGATGGAATAGGCCAGACCCTCCTCCTCCCGGATCTTTTGGAACAGCCGGGAGCTCATCCCTCCCCCGAAGATGGTGTTCAGCACCAGCAGGGCATAACGGCCGGGATCGCTGAAGGCCAGAGCCGGCATCCCCAGGCAGATGTGCACCTGGGAGGTCTTTTTCCTTTTCAGCAATAACCCCGGGGCCTTTATATCGGCATCGGCGTTTTTCTTGGCGGGGGCAGAGGTTTGGTATTGGCCCAGGTATCTCTGGGCCAGCTGCTCCAGGGTCTGGTGTTCCACCCGCCCGGCCACCGCCAGCACCATGTTTCCGGGAAGATAGTTCTTCCGGCGAAAGGCCTGTATGTCCGCCATTTTAAAAGACTGGCAATTCTCCCGGCTGCCCAGGATGGGGTAGCTTAGCGGGTGCCCGTCGAACAGGGCCTCGGAAAAAAGCTCGTGGACCACCTCATCAGGGGTATCCTCGATCGTTTTGATCT
This sequence is a window from Candidatus Edwardsbacteria bacterium. Protein-coding genes within it:
- a CDS encoding insulinase family protein; its protein translation is MSIIYNHSVLPNGITLVSEKIPHVRSVAVGLWIARGSRDERSSENGLSHLIEHLLFKGTKTRTARDIAIFLESIGGHLDAFTSKEETCFYARVLDEHLPQAVDILSDIISHPRFDPQDLEKERKVILEEIKTIEDTPDEVVHELFSEALFDGHPLSYPILGSRENCQSFKMADIQAFRRKNYLPGNMVLAVAGRVEHQTLEQLAQRYLGQYQTSAPAKKNADADIKAPGLLLKRKKTSQVHICLGMPALAFSDPGRYALLVLNTIFGGGMSSRLFQKIREEEGLAYSIYSFADLYRDTGLFGVYLGVAVEQTRRSLETTLAEFKRLLVEPPSPEELENAKSQLKGNLMLGLESTSNRMMRLAKMEINREPYLDLGQTLARIDAVTTDDLLAIAQRVIRPEALAAAVLGPVSAREISLPQLRELLQGS
- a CDS encoding pyridoxal phosphate-dependent aminotransferase, producing the protein MSLSQRALGMQASPIRRLVPLADAAKQRGTHIYHLNIGQPDIATPRDIMDAIRNFGEEVLAYGPSQGLPALRQEIKKYLEKQDIMVSADDVLVTTAGSEAIIFALMAIGDPGDEILVPEPFYTNYNGFATMAGMKIVPVPTDVEEGFALPSKAEFVKRITDRTKAIMYCSPNNPTGALFSRKDLEMLADLAKEKNLWLLADEVYREFTYDGGYHTSILHIPGVEDRAIMMDSISKRFSACGARVGCVVCRNTDIMQTMLKFGQARLCPPTIEQVGAIAGYQSIDKYLKKMITEYQRRRDVVCEELVKIPGAIFKKPAGAFYIMPHLPIDDSDKFAQWMLTDFSHEGATTMVAPGDGFYATPGQGKQEVRLAYVLNEGDLRKALKVLAKGIEAYNRRK
- the dut gene encoding dUTP diphosphatase, whose protein sequence is MKTLKIKISLLSDSAQVPEYSTAHSSGMDLTAAIKKAIKIKPGRINLVPTGLALEIPPGYEGQVRPRSGLAVKYGISVVNAPGTIDADYRGEVGVILINLGKKDFIIRPGDRIAQLVISPVVKAKLVKTKSLNSTARGQGGFGHTGVGKRK